From a region of the Tenggerimyces flavus genome:
- the topA gene encoding type I DNA topoisomerase, with translation MPANDRSTEGGPRLVIVESPAKARTIAGYLGNDYVVESSVGHIRDLPGGASEVPAKYKKEPWARLGVNVDDGFQPLYVVPARQRPTLKKLKDVLADAGSVYLATDEDREGEAIAWHLLDELKPKVPVHRMVFHEITPEAIEAAVANPRSIDDHLVDAQETRRILDRLYGYEVSPVLWKKVMPRLSAGRVQSVATRMVVDRERERMAFRAATYWDVVAELDSGAGREPAAFMTRLASVDGRRVATGRDFASDGTLKQASQGNVVHLDESAATTLAAGLRTQTFEVRGVESKPYKRSPYAPFRTTTMQQEASRKLGYGAARTMQIAQRLYENGYITYMRTDSITLSETAINAARAQVRQLFGSDYLPDKPRVYTSKVKNAQEAHEAIRPSGDVFRTPAETGLTGDEFRLYELIWMRTVASQMRDAEGRSVTIRVGARSTEGQDAEFTASGKVITFHGFLKAYVEGVDDASTESDSAERRLPDVAQGDQLSANRVDHEGHETRPPARFTEATLIRELEEREIGRPSTYATIIGTITGRDYVYKKGQALVPTWLAFAVVRLLEQHFAHLVDYNFTAGMEDALDEIASGRDDMQTWLARFYFGNGEDGLKQLVTDLGDIDAREISTFRLRNADGSEDGVVVRVGRYGPYVEDDAGNRANVPDDLPPDELTPERAAELLSQPAGAEVALGTDPESGREVVAKAGRFGPYVTEVLPEDSPKDLKPRTGSLFKSMALDTVTLDEALQLLSLPRSLGKDPDNGEEITAQNGRYGPYVKRGSDSRSLGAEEELFTVTIEQALELFKQPKARGRRSGAATPPLREFAADPVSGKPVVVKDGRFGAYVTDGETNATLRKDDDVEKLTFERAIELLAEKRARGPVKRPAKKAAAKKSTAKKTAKKTTKKAAAKRS, from the coding sequence GTGCCCGCCAACGACAGGTCGACCGAGGGTGGTCCGCGCCTGGTGATCGTCGAGTCGCCAGCCAAGGCGCGAACGATCGCCGGCTACCTCGGCAACGATTACGTCGTGGAGTCCAGCGTGGGCCACATCCGCGACCTCCCCGGCGGCGCCTCCGAGGTGCCGGCGAAGTACAAGAAGGAGCCCTGGGCCCGCCTCGGCGTGAACGTCGACGACGGCTTCCAGCCGCTCTACGTGGTCCCCGCGCGGCAGCGCCCAACGCTGAAGAAGCTGAAGGACGTCCTCGCCGACGCCGGCAGCGTCTACCTCGCGACAGACGAGGACCGCGAGGGCGAGGCCATCGCGTGGCACCTGCTCGACGAGCTCAAGCCCAAGGTCCCCGTCCACCGGATGGTCTTCCACGAGATCACCCCGGAGGCGATCGAGGCGGCCGTCGCCAACCCGCGCTCGATCGACGACCACCTCGTCGACGCGCAGGAGACCCGGCGCATCCTGGACCGGCTGTACGGCTACGAGGTCAGCCCGGTCCTGTGGAAGAAGGTCATGCCGCGGCTGTCCGCCGGCCGCGTGCAGAGCGTCGCGACGCGCATGGTCGTCGACCGGGAGCGCGAGCGGATGGCGTTCCGCGCCGCCACGTACTGGGACGTCGTCGCCGAGCTCGACTCCGGCGCCGGCCGCGAGCCCGCCGCGTTCATGACCCGGCTGGCCAGCGTCGACGGCAGGCGCGTCGCCACCGGCCGCGACTTCGCCTCCGACGGCACGCTCAAGCAGGCGAGCCAGGGCAACGTCGTCCACCTCGACGAGAGCGCCGCGACCACGCTCGCCGCGGGGCTGCGCACCCAGACCTTCGAGGTCCGCGGCGTCGAGTCCAAGCCGTACAAGCGGTCGCCGTACGCGCCGTTCCGCACCACGACCATGCAGCAGGAGGCGTCCCGCAAGCTCGGGTACGGCGCCGCCCGCACCATGCAGATCGCGCAGCGGCTGTACGAGAACGGCTACATCACCTATATGCGTACGGACTCGATCACGCTGTCGGAGACCGCGATCAACGCGGCCCGCGCGCAGGTCCGTCAGCTGTTCGGCAGCGACTACCTGCCGGACAAGCCGCGCGTCTACACCAGCAAGGTGAAGAACGCGCAGGAGGCGCACGAGGCGATCCGCCCCTCCGGCGACGTCTTCCGGACGCCCGCCGAGACCGGGCTGACCGGCGACGAGTTCCGGCTGTACGAGCTGATCTGGATGCGTACGGTCGCCTCCCAGATGCGCGACGCCGAGGGCCGCAGCGTCACGATCCGCGTCGGCGCCCGTTCGACCGAAGGCCAGGACGCGGAGTTCACCGCGAGCGGCAAGGTCATCACGTTCCACGGCTTCCTCAAGGCGTACGTCGAGGGCGTCGACGACGCGTCGACCGAGTCCGACTCCGCCGAGCGCCGGCTGCCCGACGTCGCCCAGGGCGACCAGCTGTCGGCGAACCGGGTCGACCACGAGGGCCACGAGACCCGCCCGCCGGCACGCTTCACCGAGGCCACGCTGATCCGCGAGCTGGAAGAGCGCGAGATCGGCCGGCCGTCGACGTACGCGACGATCATCGGCACGATCACCGGCCGCGACTACGTCTACAAGAAGGGCCAGGCGCTCGTCCCGACCTGGCTCGCGTTCGCTGTCGTGCGACTGCTCGAGCAGCACTTCGCGCACCTCGTCGACTACAACTTCACCGCCGGCATGGAAGACGCGCTCGACGAGATCGCGAGCGGCCGCGACGACATGCAGACCTGGCTCGCCCGGTTCTACTTCGGCAACGGCGAGGACGGGCTGAAGCAGCTCGTCACCGACCTCGGCGACATCGACGCCCGTGAGATCTCGACGTTCCGGCTGCGCAACGCCGACGGGTCCGAGGACGGCGTGGTCGTGCGCGTCGGCCGGTACGGCCCGTACGTCGAGGACGACGCGGGCAACCGCGCGAACGTGCCGGACGACCTGCCGCCGGACGAGCTGACGCCGGAACGCGCGGCCGAGCTGCTCAGTCAGCCCGCCGGCGCGGAGGTCGCGCTCGGCACCGACCCGGAGAGCGGTCGCGAGGTCGTGGCGAAGGCCGGACGCTTCGGCCCGTACGTCACCGAGGTGCTGCCCGAGGACTCGCCGAAGGATCTCAAGCCGCGCACCGGCTCGCTGTTCAAGTCGATGGCGCTCGACACGGTGACGCTGGACGAGGCGCTGCAGCTGCTGTCGCTGCCGCGGTCGCTCGGCAAGGATCCCGACAACGGCGAGGAGATCACCGCGCAGAACGGGCGGTACGGCCCGTACGTCAAGCGCGGCTCGGACTCCCGTTCGCTCGGCGCCGAAGAGGAGCTCTTCACGGTCACGATCGAGCAGGCGCTGGAGCTGTTCAAGCAGCCGAAGGCCCGCGGCCGCCGCTCCGGTGCCGCGACGCCGCCGCTGCGCGAGTTCGCCGCCGACCCGGTGTCGGGCAAGCCGGTGGTGGTGAAGGACGGCCGGTTCGGTGCGTACGTGACCGACGGGGAGACCAACGCGACGCTGCGCAAGGACGACGACGTCGAGAAGCTCACCTTCGAGCGCGCGATCGAGCTGCTCGCCGAGAAGCGTGCCCGCGGTCCGGTGAAGCGCCCGGCCAAGAAGGCCGCGGCGAAGAAGAGCACCGCCAAGAAGACGGCGAAGAAGACCACGAAGAAGGCCGCTGCCAAGCGTTCGTAG